Below is a window of Ischnura elegans chromosome 1, ioIscEleg1.1, whole genome shotgun sequence DNA.
TTACATACAAATAAGTTAATTTAATGCAAACACATATTATTCCACAGTGACATTGCACGTATATGAAATATATGCTGTAATTAAAGGTGAATATTGGAATTGATGGGCTGCATGCTTCCCCTTCGGATAGCacaagtacagcagactcccgataaTCCGGCTGCAgtatatccgtgttgcagataatccatgcatgatttttactcttgctcaatatttacctgtgatctttataaaaaaataaaatctgacacaaaatcaccagaattactgcattaatgctaggatacaccgggcttattttttccattagattCCACTTCGTAAAGCGGAAGCGATcgtgcactagctgcattcacaggagcaccgtgttcctgttttccaagccacGCAGCGCACGACtgtgctccgtgatcacggatacacgtcccgcagcagttgggCTACTTGTGCGAGAGGCGACTACGTGACGTGGTGCctaacagtgtagtttccgatgtcgagcagtggttttgaagcatttgtgctaaccacttttctgtatctgtgatatcacagccatggatgtgtggttttcaaaaccaggccaagtgaaagtttgggttgtCTGTGTTTTCCGATAATTGCGCGGTCTCTCCCtctcattagcccggataatcgggagtatgctgtgCCAGATATGATGTGATACTGTCTGGAGAGTATGAGCACACATTGAAACAAACTTCCACTGAATGAAAATCTAGTCCGTAGTCATACATATGCAGGGTGGGCAGAGAGGACCAGTCAAAACAATTCTCCAAATCCTTAAAGGCGAGGGTAGCAGCATGTGAGTATCCAAAAGGGAATCATGGTGTCTTAACCCAAATTGTCTCCAGGCAGCCATACACAAATGGGCATTATTAACATTGAttagaaaagaaatgatgaaattctaataataattatcttAAAAGGACATACCTGATCACTAAACACAATTTTTCCAAGGATCTGCCTGTTGACTTGTCCATCCAAACCAATGATATCGGATCCAAATGCCTTAATCAAGTCATCATAACAGGGCTGACCCTTTTCATAGGCCTGATGGCCCAAGATATCGCAATTGATAATACCAGCACCTAATTTTTCCAACCGGTTGGCAACTGAAGATTTTCCACTGGCAATACCTCCTGCAAGGCCAATTATATAAGGTACTTTCTCCACACCTACAAGTAACGGATGTTTTGGCACCTTCTAAATAGGAGAGAGTGATTTTTCCTGTTAGCTGCAGCAGATGAAAATGCATGATGCCTAACTTGTGTCAATAAAAGACAATACCCCACATTCATGgaatgtataaaaaatgtatGATTACCTCAGGAATCTTAAGTGTAGTCCCGAGCAGATGCATTCTAAGAGCACTAGAGCTCATTTTATCTTCTTCCTCAGTCGTTTCTTTACATTCATTGGCAAGAATTGGTATCTCATGAATATGTAGTTGAGGGAGACCTCTCTCTTTCCTTAAATCATTGACTTTCAGAGCACCTTTGTAAGTTTCCCCACTCACAACAATTAACTGCAATGTACGCATACACAGGTAATTAACATCGAATTTACAATACCATTGTGAAGTCCCTTGAGACAATTTCTGAAAGACATACAAGGTGACTACCTTCTTGAAATCATTTTActtgaatacaaaaaaattatgattatttagaggtaagtaatagcagttctaTAGGAGACATGTAATGTACATGCCACGGATAAATGATAAGAAGCCAGCTGAAGCATTTGGAAGAATTTTAGATTCATGTGATTACCTGCATGGATGGGTCACTCTTTGTGGGACCAAATGGATCATCTATAGGTACAATATCATAAACAATTGATGAATCCATATCTTGAACAAATTCTCTCACTGATTTGATGCGTTGCTCGCACGGTTGAATTAATTCACAGAGTAATTTATCTACAAAAATAGATGCGAAAGTCAAAAAAAGTaatagaacatgaaaaaaaagcAAGAAGTTTATGGCTATTTACTTTTCACCATGCTGGTATCTGTAACACCAACGGTCAACTTTTGACTGCATCTTATGATAGCTTCACTGAGAAGTATCTTATGTCCATTGTGCAGTCTATCGAAAGTACCTCCGAGTACGACGTTATCCTGTACTGAGTCAAAGGAGCGAGGTCCTGAACTTGGTGATTCCTCAGCTTCCGTCATTTCTTCACTTAAGTCGATCGGAGGGCTGCTGTCCGGCATTAAAATGACCTTGTACTGACCAGACAGATTTGACACACGAGACTTAATAAAACCATCTATGTCATCACTTTTAAATCCAGAGTCAAATATCACAACATCGACTTCTCTTAATGTTTGAATATTCCTAACATGATTGTGCTTAATGGGTTCTAATAATACACAGGCGTCAAGATGGGGACAACAAGATGATACTTTGGAATACAAGTTCATTATTGAACGACATAAGTAAGGTAATCTAGGTCCTAACTTCTCTTTCCAGTCCTCTTGCTTGCTAGGGGGCGAATGACTAGTGACGGGAAGAAAATGAATGTACAAAGTGTTCCTAACGTACTGATTTATTACACTTAACCCGCTAGCAACGATCCTCCGCGGATTCGACACGAAAAGTAAACCAGTCGCAGCCATTTAATACTCgctcaatattgaaaaatcagcatcAGCGAGATCATGAATGCTTAAAGGCTTTCAGTAAGGGTACAGGCAagtttaaacaaatatatattagAACATAAGGGCTGCACTTGCATGTAATGATGTCAAAGAAAAGCATACGATTTCTCCTTTGTGAATTATCACAGTAACACCAGAAGATTTTCTCGAGGAGTTAGTCATGCCATGGTCATGCTTCGACGTCAATATCTCattatgtaaaaattgtaaaagatCGGTAGAGATGGCACGGCAAGCGACGCATACCAATTGGTTGCGCAATTTTCTCTCGACACttatgaataatttgaatttgctCCCAAAACTTAATAGGAATCCAGCGACGAATATTGATATGACTGACCCCTTCTAGAAACAACCACACATACATCACAATCGGAAAGCGCATTCACCTAAATGGCGGGCTTTATGATAATAAGTACGCTCATTGACATAATAATGTTAAGAATATCTTTCTTTGCCCAACGATTTGCAACAATCAaatatagggcacgtcaaaacGATACATATAATTTACTAGACATAAATCACATGGGATACGTCAGAAAAAAGAGTAAATGGATATAAACACAAAGATGATACATACATCAaaatgaaacataattttttcaaacataagGAAATCAGGCGATACAAACATGGAGATTTAAACAAGATTAATAGCAGATAGACAAAAGAATGATGCCTATATGCATTTTTCACTGAATTCGTCCAAGCTATAGAAAGCATTTAATAACTGATAGTTCTTGAGATTACATTTGAATACATTTATAGTTCTTTTACTAACTCGAGGGCGACAGataaattattatacaatttaattCCAATAGCTAAGGGACTGTGTAATATTAGACGTGATGAGAGATGATGGGTCTGATGAATACGTTTTCCCCAATTTCCCCAAACAACCAtgagtggcgtagccagaggggtaCACCGGGGGTCCGTGCatagttattttccttcaaagaagaaaacaaaatattgaaaaatcatgaatttacaaaatatttttttaacaaatgaagtttttttgttatgaaaagtgttaaaattagttgaaaacccattactaaataccctgtttttcaaaacttttccccttggttttgaacccccccgaacgaagttccttgctacgccactggtctaCGACCTGATCTAATCGTCTTCCCTTCCGATAAGCTAACCCCATCGCAAGATTGCGCTGAATTATGCGGTGTCGTAGTTCATACTACGCATTTGTAACAAAACAGCATAACCCATtgccacggtcttagaatatgaccCATTGCCTTGGCCAATAGGGGGCTAAtgtagtggcggatacatatatgATGAGGGGGGGGTGCCCCCCATTATGGGGCTGCCTGCATTTCCGAATATTGCAGGACcacaacttttttatatcatgtgGCACTGTCTTGTAAATGCGTATTGTCagtaaaaataagattttcttaAACTTCGTATCTGACTTAATCAATTGTCATCGCTACAAAAGTTAAGGTAGCTggagatatcttttgcgccccccttgatttttttctgtatccgctgatgggctaatgtaatattcgtggccatgGTCCGTATATAAGGCTCATATTCGTGGCCTCGACTTTCACTACAGTTGATTCCattattaatacattacacatacATATGATGTAT
It encodes the following:
- the LOC124161923 gene encoding bifunctional coenzyme A synthase isoform X2 — translated: MAATGLLFVSNPRRIVASGLSVINQYVRNTLYIHFLPVTSHSPPSKQEDWKEKLGPRLPYLCRSIMNLYSKVSSCCPHLDACVLLEPIKHNHVRNIQTLREVDVVIFDSGFKSDDIDGFIKSRVSNLSGQYKVILMPDSSPPIDLSEEMTEAEESPSSGPRSFDSVQDNVVLGGTFDRLHNGHKILLSEAIIRCSQKLTVGVTDTSMVKNKLLCELIQPCEQRIKSVREFVQDMDSSIVYDIVPIDDPFGPTKSDPSMQLIVVSGETYKGALKVNDLRKERGLPQLHIHEIPILANECKETTEEEDKMSSSALRMHLLGTTLKIPEKVPKHPLLVGVEKVPYIIGLAGGIASGKSSVANRLEKLGAGIINCDILGHQAYEKGQPCYDDLIKAFGSDIIGLDGQVNRQILGKIVFSDQEKLELLNSIVWPHILELVRKTISEMVCQGKNIVVIEAAVLLRANWHVHCNEVWGCIITQNEAIRRLQERTKLDVDECEKRILAQTPNSEVVAIANVVISTLWSPEYTQKQVERAWKELQCRVKDWLTLNPCQP
- the LOC124161923 gene encoding bifunctional coenzyme A synthase isoform X1; this translates as MAATGLLFVSNPRRIVASGLSVINQYVRNTLYIHFLPVTSHSPPSKQEDWKEKLGPRLPYLCRSIMNLYSKVSSCCPHLDACVLLEPIKHNHVRNIQTLREVDVVIFDSGFKSDDIDGFIKSRVSNLSGQYKVILMPDSSPPIDLSEEMTEAEESPSSGPRSFDSVQDNVVLGGTFDRLHNGHKILLSEAIIRCSQKLTVGVTDTSMVKNKLLCELIQPCEQRIKSVREFVQDMDSSIVYDIVPIDDPFGPTKSDPSMQKLSQGTSQWYCKFDVNYLCMRTLQLIVVSGETYKGALKVNDLRKERGLPQLHIHEIPILANECKETTEEEDKMSSSALRMHLLGTTLKIPEKVPKHPLLVGVEKVPYIIGLAGGIASGKSSVANRLEKLGAGIINCDILGHQAYEKGQPCYDDLIKAFGSDIIGLDGQVNRQILGKIVFSDQEKLELLNSIVWPHILELVRKTISEMVCQGKNIVVIEAAVLLRANWHVHCNEVWGCIITQNEAIRRLQERTKLDVDECEKRILAQTPNSEVVAIANVVISTLWSPEYTQKQVERAWKELQCRVKDWLTLNPCQP